A genomic segment from Aegilops tauschii subsp. strangulata cultivar AL8/78 chromosome 1, Aet v6.0, whole genome shotgun sequence encodes:
- the LOC109783750 gene encoding ethylene-responsive transcription factor 5-like, with the protein MLPRKTPRGKTGFFGMRTKPSGNFGVEFSDADRRFWQGNCPTVHEAARAYDVAVWRAGRPKKDLNFLEIVTQADAEFVVPVGIRMEEITTKKNKRPAIVVSPGDSDEAAMARRRRKEDQAGPSTVISVEPSEEDRGESEEEDKGFDDPDKDEFWEQFESSNDKG; encoded by the exons ATGCTGCCGAGGAAGACCCCGAGGGGCAAGACGGGGTTCTTCGGCATGAGGACAAAGCCCTCCGGCAACTTCGGGGTGGAGTTCAGCGACGCCGACCGCCGCTTTTGGCAAGGCAACTGCCCCACCGTCCACGAGGCCGCGCGTGCCTACGACGTGGCGGTGTGGCGTGCTGGGAGGCCGAAGAAGGACCTCAACTTCCTGGAGATTGTGACCCAGGCAGATGCAGAGTTTGTCGTGCCGGTGGGCATTCGCATGGAGGAGATCACTACGAAGAAGAATAAGAGGCCCGCCATTGTCGTCAGTCCCGGCGATAGCGACGAGGCGGCGATGGCGAG aagaagaaggaaggaggacCAGGCCGGCCCCTCGACGGTGATCTCCGTCGAGCCCTCAGAGGAGGACAGGGGCGAGTCGGAGGAGGAGGACAAGGGCTTTGACGACCCAGACAAGGATGAGTTCTGGGAGCAGTTTGAGAGCTCCAATGACAAGGGGTAG
- the LOC109783749 gene encoding uncharacterized protein, with product MSIASSCYQTTSKIDRSTQYYDNLTMNTFPGKNTRPTYLISHFCNAEEGIQNYVRNLTSSYANTSNESSMVSASVIMFLLVGLSFNLNLFSRFSDISATLDPKVRLFLSSAFSLFLPVMSYLFSEAKNSRSDATDTGGDLSLQAGMILLWMLLVELLRKKVDEVRMRGYSGSMQRAGRVVWLGSLVFFNIQRAGRKALFGVLWVLCATKVVQKIAFTEIGKRSYAYGKNTRLITSYMSQMLQKNGSKDQGQEEHHHGSPSTHINVDHLALTDGNHGGGGEATLKKCKFVIMGEEDLVIQPSPDGYKLQDVSPEDNVATVGKIWSHACSNLDQGPQLKRLCFSFALFKLLRRRFEHLPPVIDVDAETRECRDLLFNGVYNDKTEDAAGALFQMMNDEVNFLCEYYHSVIPVVLASPFFFLANYILLPVVVSGLCIMTVILSSFGNVPFALSSIRTDNFAISAGVINTTMCLLIEAYYWPPAFFTAVNFFITFFLFVIFFFEEIWEFIVFLFSDWFIVSLLCNYVTKPQWQSSPMYSGAVHRILWVRRKMNRPILNFKQFSMLNIRWPLVLSIPSMFSLLLQTVHVPNKAKHSIVKFLMAHIRDGHQTPLGNGKSALAGRRDDLMPACRSKSVAEVILTWHVATSIMEAKCPPLGKQSMDSHTVASSLSRYCAYLVAFHPELLPENPDNTERVFEAAKAELKGALGCANYYLSWWHTRVDKIMQAVAEVATMTEWKEGEVVLNGAKLGILLKEEATRDNSIQWEETWTLLADVWTELVVYLAPSNEEERVMGHESLLVQGGEFITMLWALTTHTGITRPGKYYG from the exons ATGTCTATAGCATCCAGCTGCTACCAGACTACTTCTAAGATAGACAGGAGTACACAGTACTACGACAACCTAACGATGAACACCTTCCCGGGTAAAAATACCCGCCCTACCTATCTCATCAGTCACTTCTGCAACGCTGAGGAGGGCATCCAGAATTACGTCCGCAACCTCACTTCCTCCTACGCCAACACCAGCAATGAGTCGTCCATGGTGTCCGCTTCCGTCATCATGTTCCTCCTCGTCGGCCTCTCCTTCAACCTCAACCTCTTCAGCCGTTTCTCCGACATCAGCGCCACCCTCGACCCCAAGGTCCGCCTCTTCCTCTCCTCGGCGTTCTCCCTCTTCCTCCCTGTCATGTCCTACCTATTTTCCGAGGCCAAGAACTCCCGCTCCGATGCTACCGACACTGGCGGCGACCTCTCGCTACAGGCCGGTATGATCCTCCTCTGGATGCTGCTGGTAGAGCTCCTCCGCAAGAAGGTGGACGAGGTCCGCATGCGCGGCTACTCCGGCAGCATGCAGCGTGCCGGCCGCGTGGTCTGGCTCGGCAGCCTTGTCTTCTTCAACATCCAGAGAGCCGGCCGGAAGGCCCTCTTTGGCGTCCTTTGGGTGCTCTGCGCAACCAAGGTGGTGCAGAAGATCGCCTTCACCGAGATTGGCAAGCGATCCTATGCCTACGGCAAAAACACGCGCCTCATCACCTCTTACATGTCACAAATGCTGCAGAAAAATGGATCAAAG GACCAGGGCCAGGAAGAGCACCATCATGGTTCCCCGTCGACCCACATCAATGTGGATCACTTGGCGCTGACTGATGGAAACCATGGTGGTGGAGGTGAGGCCACGTTGAAGAAGTGCAAGTTCGTCATCATGGGTGAAGAAGACTTGGTTATACAACCTAGCCCAGATGGCTACAAGTTGCAGGATGTCTCCCCAGAGGATAATGTTGCCACCGTTGGCAAAATCTGGAGTCATGCGTGCAGCAACCTCGATCAAGGTCCGCAGCTCAAGAGGTTGTGCTTCTCTTTCGCACTCTTCAAGCTTCTGCGGCGGAGGTTCGAGCACCTCCCTCCTGTGATTGATGTTGATGCCGAGACTCGTGAGTGTCGTGACCTACTCTTCAATGGTGTCTACAACGACAAGACAGAGGACGCCGCAGGGGCACTATTCCAGATGATGAACGATGAGGTGAACTTCCTCTGCGAGTATTACCACTCTGTCATCCCAGTTGTCCTCGCAAgccctttcttcttccttgccaATTACATCTTGCTACCCGTGGTGGTGTCCGGACTCTGCATCATGACCGTCATCCTCTCTAGCTTTGGCAATGTGCCCTTTGCCTTATCTAGCATCAGGACCGACAACTTTGCCATCTCGGCAGGTGTCATTAACACCACCATGTGTCTTCTCATCGAGGCCTACTACTGGCCACCAGCCTTCTTCACCGCTGTCAACTTTTTCATTACCTTTTTCCTCTTCGTGATCTTCTTTTTCGAGGAGATATGGGAGTTCATTGTCTTCCTTTTCTCAGACTGGTTCATCGTATCATTGCTATGCAACTATGTGACAAAGCCCCAATGGCAGAGTAGCCCAATGTACAGTGGCGCGGTTCACCGCATCCTATGGGTACGGAGAAAGATGAACCGTCCTATTCTTAACTTCAAGCAGTTCTCTATGCTAAACATTCGGTGGCCACTCGTCCTCAGCATTCCGTCCATGTTCTCTCTACTGCTCCAAACGGTGCATGTGCCAAACAAAGCCAAGCATTCCATCGTTAAATTCCTTATGGCACACATCCGTGATGGTCATCAAACCCCTCTCGGCAATGGAAAATCTGCACTTGCGGGCCGGCGAGATGATCTCATGCCAGCTTGCAGAAGCAAGAGTGTCGCAGAGGTCATCCTCACTTGGCACGTCGCCACCTCCATCATGGAGGCCAAGTGCCCTCCGCTCGGTAAACAGAGCATGGACTCCCACACTGTGGCATCAAGCCTATCCAGGTATTGTGCCTACCTAGTGGCCTTCCACCCAGAACTCCTCCCTGAAAACCCCGACAATACAGAACGTGTCTTCGAGGCAGCCAAGGCGGAACTCAAGGGCGCTCTTGGATGTGCCAACTACTACCTTTCGTGGTGGCACACGAGGGTTGACAAGATCATGCAGGCGGTGGCAGAGGTGGCCACAATGACAGAATGGAAGGAAGGCGAGGTGGTGCTCAATGGTGCCAAGCTGGGGATTTTGTTGAAGGAAGAAGCTACGAGGGATAATAGCATCCAGTGGGAGGAGACATGGACGCTTCTTGCTGACGTGTGGACGGAGCTTGTCGTTTACCTGGCGCCATCGAACGAAGAGGAGCGCGTGATGGGCCACGAGAGCTTACTGGTGCAAGGTGGAGAGTTCATCACTATGCTTTGGGCTTTGACCACACACACTGGCATAACCCGGCCCGGGAAGTACTATGGATGA
- the LOC120966510 gene encoding uncharacterized protein: MAPAADAILKKSAFRCLDVARYVVAAAVSMLMVTVLVCAVKAVNPSGRVRIYYTNPIARLRGRNSSSVMKTMLALRLPDVSVEHQSTVDINVLMNTFVLVPGQRFYFEALANGSGSSIADAFMKVNGTRIVQNIFTGQNLTSEQAFYYCSPIVFDEGEYYSSAAAVNVPCTEEAPTTILDDPLPGIIN; encoded by the exons ATGGCGCCGGCGGCAGACGCCATCTTGAAGAAATCAGCATTCCGGTGCCTAGACGTGGCGCGCTACGTGGTGGCCGCCGCGGTGTCCATGCTCATGGTCACGGTCCTCGTGTGCGCCGTCAAG GCCGTCAACCCCAGCGGCCGCGTACGCATCTACTACACCAATCCCATCGCCAGGCTCCGTGGCAGGAACTCGTCGTCTGTAATGAAGACTATGTTGGCACTGCGGCTCCCCGACGTTTCCGTGGAGCACCAATCCACGGTGGACATTAACGTGTTGATGAACACCTTTGTGTTGGTACCAGGGCAGAGGTTCTACTTCGAGGCGCTCGCCAACGGCAGCGGCAGCAGCATCGCTGACGCATTCATGAAGGTCAACGGCACCCGCATCGTCCAGAATATTTTCACCGGGCAGAACCTGACCAGCGAGCAAGCCTTCTACTACTGCTCGCCCATCGTCTTCGACGAAGGCGAGTACTACTCCAGTGCGGCCGCGGTTAACGTACCGTGCACGGAGGAAGCCCCGACTACCATTCTCGATGATCCTCTGCCTGGTATAATTAATTGA